One genomic region from uncultured Subdoligranulum sp. encodes:
- the rplB gene encoding 50S ribosomal protein L2 gives MAIKKYKPTTPGRRGMTVTDYSVLSKVAPERSLLESKKKHAGRNNTGKITVRHHGGGNRVKYRVIDFKRNKFDVPATVKTLEYDPNRSAFIALVEYEDGVKSYILAPDGLKVGDKIMAGPNADIKPGNALPFENIPVGTMIHNIELYPGKGGQLVRSAGVMAQLMAKENGYALVRLPSGEMRNVRLNCIATIGVVSNLDHENVNLGKAGRKRHMGVRPGSRGSVMNPCDHPHGGGEGRAPVGHSGPRTPWGKPALGLKTRKHKARSDKFIVKRANG, from the coding sequence ATGGCTATTAAAAAGTACAAGCCGACTACCCCCGGCCGCCGTGGCATGACTGTTACCGATTACAGCGTGCTGTCCAAGGTCGCGCCGGAGCGCAGCCTGCTCGAGTCCAAGAAGAAGCATGCCGGCCGCAACAACACCGGCAAGATCACCGTCCGCCATCACGGCGGTGGCAACCGCGTCAAGTACCGTGTCATCGACTTCAAGCGCAACAAGTTTGATGTCCCCGCCACCGTCAAGACGCTGGAATACGATCCCAACCGTTCCGCCTTCATCGCTCTGGTGGAGTACGAGGACGGCGTCAAGAGCTACATCCTGGCTCCCGATGGCCTGAAGGTCGGCGACAAGATCATGGCCGGCCCCAACGCCGATATCAAGCCCGGCAACGCTCTGCCCTTCGAGAACATCCCCGTCGGTACCATGATCCACAACATCGAGCTCTACCCCGGCAAGGGCGGCCAGCTGGTCCGTTCCGCCGGTGTGATGGCCCAGCTGATGGCCAAGGAGAATGGCTACGCGCTGGTCCGTCTGCCCTCCGGTGAGATGCGCAACGTTCGTCTGAACTGCATCGCCACCATCGGTGTGGTTTCCAACCTGGATCACGAGAACGTCAACCTTGGCAAGGCCGGCCGCAAGCGCCACATGGGCGTCCGTCCCGGCAGCCGTGGTTCCGTCATGAACCCCTGCGATCACCCGCACGGCGGCGGCGAGGGCCGTGCTCCGGTTGGTCATTCCGGTCCTCGTACTCCGTGGGGCAAGCCCGCTCTGGGCCTGAAGACCCGCAAACACAAGGCACGCAGCGACAAGTTCATCGTCAAGCGCGCCAACGGCTAA
- the rplW gene encoding 50S ribosomal protein L23, whose translation MKFAQDIVLAPVITENSMAGLADKKYTFKVATDATKIDIAKAVEELFGVKVAKVNTISVRGRYRRQGMHAGYTAKSKKAIVTLTPDSKEIEFFNSMV comes from the coding sequence ATGAAATTCGCACAGGACATCGTTCTCGCCCCCGTCATCACCGAGAACTCCATGGCTGGTCTGGCCGATAAGAAGTACACCTTCAAGGTTGCCACCGATGCCACCAAGATCGACATCGCCAAGGCAGTGGAAGAGCTGTTCGGCGTCAAGGTTGCCAAGGTCAACACCATTTCGGTGCGCGGCCGCTATCGCCGTCAGGGCATGCACGCCGGCTACACTGCCAAGAGCAAGAAGGCCATCGTGACCCTGACTCCCGACTCCAAGGAGATCGAGTTCTTCAACAGCATGGTCTGA
- the rplD gene encoding 50S ribosomal protein L4, which translates to MAQFDVVDMNGKKVSTVELSDAVFGITPNEKAVHEAVVNFLANQRQGTQNTKIRKEVRGGGKKPWRQKGTGHARQGSIRAPQWTHGGVALGPKPRSYYYTINKKVKRLALLSALSDKAANGNLIIVDKIAADEYKTKTVVAFLAAVGAGKKNLIVNDALDEKFVKSAANIPGVKTAATGVNTYDVVNADKLILSVDAAKKLEEVYA; encoded by the coding sequence ATGGCACAGTTTGATGTCGTCGATATGAACGGCAAGAAGGTTTCCACCGTTGAGCTTTCCGACGCCGTCTTCGGGATCACCCCGAACGAGAAGGCTGTCCACGAGGCAGTCGTCAACTTCCTGGCCAACCAGCGCCAGGGCACCCAGAACACCAAGATCCGCAAGGAAGTCCGCGGCGGCGGTAAGAAGCCTTGGCGCCAGAAGGGCACCGGCCACGCTCGCCAGGGTTCCATCCGCGCTCCGCAGTGGACTCACGGCGGTGTCGCTCTCGGCCCCAAGCCCCGCAGCTACTACTACACCATCAACAAGAAGGTCAAGCGTCTGGCCCTGCTCAGCGCCCTGTCCGACAAGGCTGCCAACGGCAACCTGATCATCGTGGACAAGATCGCCGCTGACGAGTACAAGACCAAGACCGTGGTTGCTTTCCTGGCCGCCGTGGGCGCCGGCAAGAAGAACCTGATCGTCAACGATGCTCTCGATGAGAAGTTCGTCAAGAGCGCCGCCAACATCCCCGGTGTCAAGACCGCCGCGACCGGCGTCAACACCTACGACGTGGTCAACGCCGACAAGCTGATCCTCAGCGTGGACGCCGCCAAGAAACTTGAGGAGGTATATGCGTGA
- the rplC gene encoding 50S ribosomal protein L3 → MQKGIIGKKLGMTQLFDANGKVVPVTIIEAGPCTVVQKKTVESDGYQAVQMGYGEVSAKKVNKAAKGHFDKADVAPKRTLREFRFDDIASLNVGDILKADVFAEGDKVDVVGTSKGKGYQGVIKRFGQHRLRESHGTGPVARHAGSNGSTSTPSRVFKGKRLPGHMGAVRVTVQNLSVVKVDAENNLIAIKGAIPGPKGSVVTIHDSVKA, encoded by the coding sequence ATGCAAAAAGGTATCATCGGCAAGAAGCTGGGCATGACCCAGCTGTTCGACGCCAACGGCAAGGTCGTCCCGGTCACCATCATCGAGGCCGGCCCCTGCACCGTCGTGCAGAAGAAGACCGTTGAGTCTGACGGCTACCAGGCCGTGCAGATGGGCTACGGCGAAGTGAGCGCCAAGAAGGTCAACAAGGCCGCCAAGGGTCACTTCGACAAGGCCGACGTTGCCCCCAAGCGCACCCTGCGCGAGTTCCGCTTCGATGACATCGCCAGCCTGAACGTGGGCGACATCCTCAAGGCGGATGTCTTCGCAGAGGGCGACAAGGTCGACGTGGTCGGCACCAGCAAGGGCAAGGGCTACCAGGGCGTTATCAAGCGCTTCGGCCAGCATCGCCTGCGCGAGAGCCACGGCACCGGTCCTGTGGCCCGTCATGCCGGTTCTAACGGTTCCACTTCCACCCCGTCCCGCGTGTTCAAGGGCAAGCGTCTGCCCGGCCACATGGGCGCTGTGCGGGTGACCGTACAGAACCTGAGCGTCGTCAAGGTCGACGCTGAGAATAATCTCATCGCCATCAAGGGTGCGATCCCCGGCCCCAAGGGCTCGGTCGTGACCATCCACGACAGCGTGAAAGCGTAA